A section of the Labrus mixtus chromosome 15, fLabMix1.1, whole genome shotgun sequence genome encodes:
- the LOC132989773 gene encoding glucose-6-phosphate 1-dehydrogenase-like produces the protein MGSRASAEKMSIPLSRSEVFGELRKELHEDEKFHQSDAHVFIIMGASGDLAKKKIYPTLWWLFRDGLLPEQTYFVGFARSDLTVDAIRTACMPYLKVTDTEAERLSAFFSRNTYISGKYADQASFSKLNTHIRSLPGGPEANRLFYLALPPTVYHDVTKNIKLSCMSTKGWNRVIVEKPFGHDLQSSEELSTHLSALFTEDQIYRIDHYLGKEMVQNLMVLRFGNRIFGPIWNRDSVACVVLTFKEPFGTQGRGGYFDDFGIIRDVMQNHLLQMLCLVAMEKPASTSSDDVRDEKVKVLKCIAPASMSDVILGQYVGDPEGEGDAKLGYLDDSTVPKGSTQATFTAAVLYVHNERWDGVPFILRCGKALNERKAEVRLQFTDVPGDIFGDTCRRNELVMRVQPNEAVYAKMMSKKPGVYFSPEETELDLTYKSRYKDVKLPDAYERLILDVFCGSQMHFVRSDELREAWRIFTPLLHQIEREKPKPIPYKYGSRGPTEADDLAKRVGFRYEGTYKWVNPHRL, from the exons ATGGGAAGTCGAGCGAGCGCTG aaaaaatgagcattcccctctctcgctctgagGTGTTCGGGGAGCTGAGGAAGGAGCTTCATGAAGATGAAAAGTTCCATCAGTCAGACGCTCACGTCTTCATCATCATGGGAGCATCG GGGGATCTGGCTAAGAAGAAAATCTACCCGACTCTTTG GTGGTTGTTCAGAGATGGCCTCCTCCCCGAACAGACATATTTTGTGGGCTTTGCCCGCTCGGACTTGACAGTCGATGCCATTCGAACTGCTTGCATGCCGTACCTGAAG GTGACAGATACAGAAGCAGAGCGGTTGTCGGCCTTCTTCAGCAGGAACACGTACATCAGCGGGAAATATGCCGACCAGGCGTCCTTCTCcaaactcaacacacacatccGGTCTCTGCCCGGAGGACCCGAGGCAAACCGCCTCTTCTACCTGGCACTGCCACCCACCGTCTACCACGACGTTACCAAGAACATAAAGCTGAGCTGTATGAGCACAAA AGGCTGGAACAGGGTGATCGTAGAGAAGCCGTTTGGACATGACCTTCAGAGCTCTGAGGAGCTGTCCACTCACCTCTCCGCTCTCTTCACCGAGGACCAAATCTACCGTATCGATCACTATCTTGGCAAGGAGATGGTGCAGAACCTCATGGTGCTCAG GTTTGGCAATCGTATCTTCGGGCCAATCTGGAACAGGGACAGTGTGGCCTGTGTTGTTCTCACCTTTAAAGAACCCTTTGGCACTCAGGGACGAGGAGGATACTTTGATGATTTTGGCATCATCCG CGATGTCATGCAGAACCACTTACTCCAGATGCTCTGCCTGGTTGCCATGGAGAAACCAGCATCCACCAGCTCGGATGATGTCAGAGATGAAAAG GTGAAGGTGCTGAAGTGCATCGCTCCAGCATCAATGTCGGACGTTATTCTCGGCCAGTATGTGGGGGATCCAGAGGGTGAGGGGGACGCAAAACTGGGTTACCTCGATGATTCTACAGTTCCAAAAGGATCGACTCAGGCCACCTTCACCGCCGCTGTGCTCTACGTGCACAACGAGCGCTGGGACG GTGTCCCTTTCATCCTGCGCTGTGGAAAAGCTCTGAATGAGAGGAAAGCCGAGGTGCGGCTGCAGTTCACAGACGTACCGGGGGACATATTCGGAGATACGTGTCGCAGGAATGAGCTGGTGATGCGTGTGCAGCCGAACGAGGCCGTCTACGCCAAAATGATGAGCAAGAAACCCGGCGTCTACTTTAGCCCAGAGGAAACTGAGCTGGACCTCACCTACAAGAGTAGATACAAG GATGTGAAACTCCCAGACGCTTACGAACGCCTCATCCTGGATGTTTTCTGTGGCAGTCAGATGCACTTTGTACGCAG tgatGAACTAAGGGAAGCATGGAGGATCTTTACACCTCTTCTTCATCAGATAGAGCGAGAGAAGCCCAAACCCATTCCTTACAAATATGGAAG ccGTGGCCCAACCGAGGCGGACGACCTCGCGAAGAGGGTTGGATTTCGCTATGAAGGCACTTATAAATGGGTCAACCCTCACAGACTGTGA